TAGTCAACCTGAAAACCGATAGTGAATTCATGCATGGGTATACCTTGGGATTACTACATGGGGAAGGACACGAAGTGCTGTATGCCAACCATAATGTGTATACCAATGAAGGAAGCCCGGAGATTGTAACGGCCATCCAGACTTTTTATGAGAAACAATATCTCCTGATTAATAAAGCAATTACTTATATTAGATTTAAAATTAAATAATTAAGGTATAACAGTACTGTTAGCAGACTGCGATCTTTATAGCAGAATAGGAATGATTATACTTTTGCCGCTACTTTTGGGTTTTATTATATCGTTTGTCGGGACCATGCTTCCCGGCCTGATTAATATGACAGCAGCGAAAATCAGTTTGCGGGAAGGGCGTACCAAGGCTAAGAATTTTGCTTTTGGTGCTACTGTGGTTGTTTTTTTACAAACCTACATTGCCGTTGGATTTTCAAAATTCATCAACGAACGCCCACATGTGATTGCATTGTTGCAGGAAGTTGGGCTTGGTATTTTTGTGGCGCTGACACTTTACTTTCTCTTTTTTGCCAAAAAACCAAAGGTGAAGGATAAAGAGTTGAAAAACAAAAGCAAGACCGGGCGTTTCTTTTTTGGGATGTTACTTTCGGCACTGAATTTTTTCCCGATCCCCTATTATGTCTTTGTGAGCATCACGCTTTCCACCTACGGGATCTTCCTGTTTGAAAGGCTATTTTTACTCCTGTTTGTATTGGGGGTAGTATGCGGTTCCTATACCGTTTTTTACCTTTATATCTTTTTCTTTCACAGGATCCAGGGTAAGGCTGACTTCTTCATGAAAAATATAAATTATTTTATCGGTTCGGTAACCGGACTGATCTCCATACTGACCCTGATTAAAGTATTGCGAAACCTGTAATAATAGCGAATGGATACTAACGACAATTTCTTTGAGCGGGTGTACAGCATTGCAAAGCAGATTCCTTACGGCAGGGTAACTTCCTATGGTGCTATTGCCAAAGTACTGGGTGCTGCGCGTTCTGCCCGAATGGTGGGGTGGGCGATGAACGCCTGTCATGGCAGGGATGATATTCCTGCGCACCGTGTCGTAAACCGTAAAGGGCTACTAACGGGAAAACACCATTTTGAAGGCACGAATCTCATGCAACAATTACTGGAAAGTGAAGGTGTCAAAGTGGTCGATCACCAGATCGTTAATTTTGATACCGTATTCTGGGACCCCAATACTATGGTGTAAGCCTTCGCTTTATGCTCTTTAATTATACAAACGATTTCCTGGTAAGGAGGTCGTTTTTTTTTTGTCTTATAATAGCGTGACCAGAAGCTTAGGCAATGCGACAAATGGCTCCGAATTTCCGGAAGCTGCATATACAAATTGCATTTCACCTTTTAGTCCAGTGACAAGAAGCAAAGAGTGCGTGACAAGAGGCGTAGAAGGCGTGACCAGAAGCAAAGAGTGCGTGGCAAGAGGCATAGAAGGCGTGACCAGAAGTAAAGAGTGCGTGACAAGAGGTGTAGAAGGTGTGACCAGAAGCAAAGAGTGCGTGGCAAGAGGCGTAGAAGGCGTGACCAGAAGCAAAGAGTGCGTGACAAGAGGCGTAGAAGGTGTGGCAAGAAGCAAAGAGTGCGTGACAAGAGGCGTAGAAGGCGTGGTAATTTTCTGGTTGGAGAGACTGGTCGAAATTTTGTGTAAACAGTTCTTAGTGTTTAATATTACACCTTTCTCCAAATATGACCAAGAACTGATTCATGATTAATCCCCAGCTTGGTATTGCATTTATCCAGCTTTTTTCACAATTTTGTATTGCTAAATAGACTGATTTCTTGACGCTTTTTTCATCTGGGAACTGCACTTTTGTTTTGGTATATTTTCTAATTCCCCTGTTTAAGTTTTCTATTGTATTTGTGGTGTACATTATTTTCCTGATTTCAGCAGGATAGGCCAAAAAAGGCATGAGATTTT
The Flavobacterium kingsejongi genome window above contains:
- a CDS encoding MGMT family protein; amino-acid sequence: MDTNDNFFERVYSIAKQIPYGRVTSYGAIAKVLGAARSARMVGWAMNACHGRDDIPAHRVVNRKGLLTGKHHFEGTNLMQQLLESEGVKVVDHQIVNFDTVFWDPNTMV
- a CDS encoding LysE family transporter, whose protein sequence is MIILLPLLLGFIISFVGTMLPGLINMTAAKISLREGRTKAKNFAFGATVVVFLQTYIAVGFSKFINERPHVIALLQEVGLGIFVALTLYFLFFAKKPKVKDKELKNKSKTGRFFFGMLLSALNFFPIPYYVFVSITLSTYGIFLFERLFLLLFVLGVVCGSYTVFYLYIFFFHRIQGKADFFMKNINYFIGSVTGLISILTLIKVLRNL